From the genome of Gemmatimonas phototrophica, one region includes:
- a CDS encoding AMP-dependent synthetase/ligase — MDSPLIHRFFVRAEAMPDALMFAVYPRGHHTPAERITWGGMSARVRAIGARLVHAGVQVGDRIAVFAGNRPIWPTLDLAIQSIGAVGVGIYPSSTPGQVDHVLRDSGARWLFTDQRHEAVRLASATASVSTPLPGVVLDTHDTADVGLPLAVTPLHVFADEGVALLMQDRALGRALDARREAIVADTLAALIYTSGSTGEPKGACISHRYLAASAASIAAVLQLGDSDRTLSFLPYSHAAERVFGMCTRLLVGMSSALIEDPTDLFPVAAHFEPTLLGALPRIFERLYEAADVARREGRDPRAAITARVGHRVRLATSGGAALPVAIAETLQQLGLPILGAYGQTEHLCIAMNRPDSPRFDTVGPPMPGTTVRIDDRGELLVRRSALSFDGYWNRPAETRAAFSEDGHWLHTGDLAELLPDGSLRITGRAKELIALSTGRKVPPVPIEAALTASPFIAHAVCHGEGRKYLTALVAPRRDALEAWAAAQGIDLPWVELLRDDRVLELLGGAVADVNSSLARPDRVQRFAVVADEFSSDNGLLTPTFKVIRAAADLRYAAHFEALYGPATDVTAQEVRH; from the coding sequence GTGGATTCTCCACTCATTCATCGGTTCTTTGTCCGGGCGGAAGCTATGCCGGACGCACTCATGTTTGCGGTGTATCCGCGCGGCCATCACACGCCGGCGGAGCGCATCACGTGGGGCGGGATGAGTGCGCGGGTGCGCGCCATAGGGGCGCGGCTTGTGCACGCGGGGGTGCAGGTGGGAGACCGCATTGCCGTCTTTGCCGGCAACCGGCCCATCTGGCCCACCCTGGACCTTGCCATCCAATCCATCGGGGCGGTGGGTGTTGGCATCTACCCGTCCAGTACCCCTGGGCAGGTGGATCACGTCCTGCGCGACAGCGGCGCCCGGTGGCTGTTTACCGATCAGCGACACGAAGCCGTGCGTCTGGCGTCTGCCACGGCATCGGTGTCCACGCCGCTACCGGGTGTGGTGCTCGACACGCACGATACCGCGGATGTCGGCCTGCCATTGGCGGTCACGCCTTTGCACGTTTTTGCCGATGAGGGCGTTGCCCTGCTGATGCAGGACCGTGCGCTGGGGCGCGCGCTCGATGCCCGACGCGAAGCCATCGTCGCCGACACGCTCGCGGCGCTGATCTACACCTCCGGCTCCACCGGTGAACCCAAGGGTGCATGCATTTCACATCGCTATCTCGCGGCGTCAGCGGCGTCCATTGCGGCAGTGCTCCAACTCGGTGACAGCGACCGTACCCTGAGCTTTTTGCCGTATTCCCATGCGGCTGAACGGGTTTTCGGCATGTGTACGCGCCTGCTGGTGGGGATGTCGTCAGCGCTCATCGAAGATCCAACGGATCTCTTCCCGGTCGCCGCGCACTTCGAGCCCACGCTTCTCGGTGCCCTTCCTCGCATTTTTGAACGCCTGTACGAAGCCGCAGACGTTGCCCGCCGTGAAGGGCGCGATCCGCGCGCGGCCATCACGGCGCGGGTGGGGCACCGTGTACGGTTGGCGACGTCCGGTGGCGCCGCGCTGCCCGTGGCGATCGCCGAAACGTTGCAGCAACTGGGCTTGCCCATTTTGGGCGCGTACGGCCAAACGGAGCATCTGTGCATCGCCATGAACCGGCCCGACTCGCCGCGTTTTGATACGGTCGGGCCACCCATGCCCGGCACCACGGTGCGCATCGATGATCGCGGTGAACTGCTGGTCCGTCGCAGCGCGCTGAGCTTTGATGGCTATTGGAACCGTCCTGCGGAGACGCGCGCGGCGTTCAGTGAGGACGGACACTGGCTGCACACCGGGGATCTGGCGGAGCTGCTTCCCGATGGCTCGCTGCGCATCACCGGACGTGCCAAGGAACTCATTGCGCTCTCCACCGGCCGAAAGGTACCCCCGGTACCCATCGAAGCGGCGCTGACCGCATCCCCCTTTATTGCCCACGCCGTCTGCCACGGGGAAGGCCGCAAGTATCTCACGGCGTTGGTGGCACCGCGTCGCGACGCGCTGGAAGCGTGGGCTGCGGCGCAGGGCATTGACCTGCCGTGGGTGGAGTTGCTGCGGGACGACCGTGTCCTGGAGCTGTTGGGCGGAGCGGTCGCCGATGTGAACAGCTCGTTGGCGCGTCCGGATCGGGTACAACGGTTTGCCGTGGTCGCCGACGAGTTCTCATCGGACAACGGCTTGCTGACGCCCACCTTCAAGGTGATCCGCGCCGCCGCCGACCTCCGCTATGCGGCGCACTTCGAGGCGCTGTACGGCCCTGCAACCGATGTCACGGCTCAGGAGGTGCGCCACTGA
- a CDS encoding 3-oxoacyl-ACP synthase III family protein, whose translation MNGPSVMPVRGAVITGTGSAVPSRIVTNAELSTMLGEDIDPFVRGTLGIEERHWCMGDESTADLAEDAARLAMEAAGVAPDAIDLLIVATDTPEFISPATASVLHGRLELTRAGTFDLNAGCAGFVTALDVAWKYIRSDSRYQRILVVGAYAMSKYLDQHDKKTVTIFADGAGAVVVEARDTDGILASELFADGRYCHGMGVFAGGTRTPISQSVLDAGLQNKLRFVQKYPASINEEGWPRIVQSVLGRIGYTPDDVDRWFWTQVNRSTIETVMQGLSQPMERAHTIMHKWGYTGSACLPMALDDAVRTGRVRDGELLMFTGSGAGLAMGSLAMRWHAR comes from the coding sequence ATGAACGGACCCTCCGTCATGCCCGTGCGCGGGGCCGTAATTACGGGCACCGGCAGTGCCGTCCCCTCCCGCATCGTTACCAACGCCGAGCTGTCCACGATGCTCGGGGAGGACATCGACCCGTTTGTCCGCGGCACCCTCGGTATCGAGGAGCGCCATTGGTGCATGGGGGACGAAAGCACCGCCGACCTCGCGGAGGATGCGGCCCGATTGGCCATGGAAGCCGCCGGAGTGGCGCCCGATGCCATTGACCTGCTGATCGTCGCCACCGACACCCCGGAGTTCATCTCGCCCGCCACGGCATCGGTGCTGCACGGCCGTCTCGAGCTCACCCGGGCCGGCACGTTCGATCTCAACGCCGGGTGCGCCGGATTTGTCACCGCCCTCGATGTCGCGTGGAAATACATTCGCAGCGATTCCCGTTATCAGCGCATCCTGGTGGTGGGGGCGTATGCCATGTCGAAGTATCTCGACCAGCACGACAAGAAGACGGTCACGATCTTCGCGGATGGTGCCGGCGCCGTCGTCGTGGAGGCTCGCGACACCGACGGAATTCTCGCGTCCGAGCTCTTTGCCGATGGCCGGTACTGCCATGGCATGGGTGTCTTCGCAGGAGGGACACGCACCCCCATCTCCCAATCGGTGCTTGACGCCGGATTGCAGAACAAGTTGCGCTTCGTACAGAAGTATCCCGCCTCGATCAACGAGGAGGGGTGGCCTCGCATCGTGCAGTCCGTGCTCGGCCGCATCGGCTACACGCCGGACGATGTGGATCGCTGGTTCTGGACGCAGGTGAACCGCTCCACAATCGAAACGGTCATGCAAGGACTCTCGCAGCCCATGGAGCGGGCGCACACGATCATGCACAAGTGGGGGTACACCGGCTCGGCCTGTCTCCCCATGGCGCTGGATGATGCGGTGCGAACCGGTCGCGTGCGTGATGGGGAACTCCTGATGTTCACCGGCTCCGGCGCCGGATTGGCCATGGGGTCGTTGGCCATGCGCTGGCATGCGCGGTGA
- a CDS encoding LacI family DNA-binding transcriptional regulator yields MCPLPPGRRVTIHDVAARAGVSQPTASLVLSNHPRARVAVGTRQRVLDAATDLGYRPNVVARSLSQRRSYALGIIVPDIRNPFVADVVTGAERVAADAGYAVLLCDHSVRDAQKHLEVLLARQIDGVLLDAVGAAALSQQALAGVNVVLIDEPSDQWPGIATDALAAGELAARHLLELGHRDIAFIGPATDVHAFRMRERGFVRTLREAGVSLESDRWRRAPATVSGGRDAMRALLASTARPTATFCANDLMAIGAVKQCFTAGLELPRDLSVVGCDDIELARYVTPELTTISIPARELGARAARLLLQLIERSTHRVPTARPLPVRLVARASSGRVPSRSA; encoded by the coding sequence GTGTGCCCCCTCCCTCCTGGGCGCCGCGTCACTATCCACGACGTCGCCGCCCGCGCTGGTGTCTCCCAGCCCACCGCCTCGTTGGTCCTGTCCAACCATCCCCGTGCCCGGGTGGCGGTTGGTACTCGTCAGCGCGTGCTCGACGCGGCGACCGATCTGGGCTACCGCCCCAATGTGGTGGCGCGCTCCCTCTCGCAACGTCGCTCCTACGCCCTCGGCATCATCGTCCCCGACATTCGCAATCCCTTCGTGGCTGATGTCGTGACTGGCGCTGAACGCGTGGCGGCCGACGCCGGCTATGCGGTGTTGCTTTGCGATCACAGCGTACGGGATGCGCAGAAGCATCTCGAGGTGCTGCTCGCGCGGCAGATTGATGGGGTGCTGCTGGACGCCGTGGGAGCGGCGGCGCTTTCGCAGCAGGCGCTCGCCGGGGTGAACGTCGTGTTGATCGATGAGCCCAGTGATCAGTGGCCCGGGATCGCCACCGACGCTCTGGCGGCGGGGGAGCTTGCCGCCCGCCATCTGCTCGAACTCGGTCACCGGGACATTGCCTTCATAGGGCCGGCGACCGACGTGCACGCCTTCCGTATGCGCGAGCGCGGTTTCGTCCGCACGCTCCGGGAAGCCGGGGTGTCGCTGGAGAGTGATCGCTGGCGCCGGGCACCCGCCACCGTCAGCGGGGGGCGCGATGCCATGCGCGCGCTGCTGGCAAGCACCGCACGTCCGACGGCGACGTTTTGTGCAAACGACCTGATGGCCATTGGAGCGGTGAAGCAGTGCTTCACCGCGGGCCTTGAACTGCCCCGCGATCTGTCGGTCGTGGGGTGCGACGACATTGAACTGGCTCGCTACGTGACACCTGAACTGACCACGATCTCCATCCCGGCACGCGAGCTTGGGGCTCGGGCGGCCCGGTTGCTGCTGCAACTCATTGAGCGTTCCACCCATCGGGTGCCCACCGCACGTCCGCTCCCGGTGCGATTGGTGGCGCGGGCGTCGTCGGGGCGCGTGCCGTCGAGGAGCGCATGA
- a CDS encoding LysM peptidoglycan-binding domain-containing protein: MLATKTTKEWLTAAAPPARRQRSLWVRVLVALTSTTALVATAALVAAAAIVPPVGARRTAREAALREVQSAMGDGEQVVAEAFASQRRWTDMWRESFGVVVATDRRLLYVGAPPTPLLRPRDDGPLELLVESYPYDAAFTLEPRTIFRGLGRGLVLRTPAAQVNFILDDAAWASAQRVAQASAAARGVATRQQQELERTIQTAPRRAEEFVPHVVRRGETLTGLARRFRTTTDVLRQLNRLGSDDIQVGQRLRVPKVVIADTGQVPPP; encoded by the coding sequence ATGCTGGCCACCAAGACCACCAAGGAATGGCTCACCGCTGCTGCCCCCCCGGCGCGACGTCAGCGGTCGCTGTGGGTGCGGGTGCTGGTCGCCCTCACCTCCACCACGGCACTGGTCGCGACCGCCGCGCTGGTGGCCGCAGCGGCCATTGTGCCGCCGGTTGGTGCCCGACGGACGGCGCGGGAGGCCGCGCTTCGCGAGGTGCAGTCCGCCATGGGAGACGGCGAACAGGTTGTCGCCGAGGCCTTTGCCTCACAGCGCCGATGGACCGATATGTGGCGCGAGTCCTTTGGGGTGGTGGTGGCCACCGATCGTCGGCTGCTGTATGTGGGGGCGCCGCCCACGCCGCTCCTGCGCCCGCGTGACGATGGCCCGCTCGAACTGCTCGTGGAGAGCTATCCCTACGACGCCGCATTTACTCTGGAACCCCGCACCATTTTTCGGGGGCTGGGGCGCGGGCTGGTGCTGCGAACGCCAGCCGCCCAGGTGAACTTCATTCTGGACGATGCGGCGTGGGCGAGCGCCCAACGGGTAGCGCAGGCCAGCGCGGCCGCCCGCGGGGTCGCCACCCGGCAACAGCAGGAACTTGAGCGCACCATTCAGACGGCACCGCGCCGTGCGGAGGAGTTCGTGCCGCATGTTGTACGTCGCGGCGAAACGCTCACCGGCCTCGCCCGCCGGTTTCGCACCACCACGGATGTGCTGCGTCAGCTCAACCGCCTGGGCAGTGACGACATTCAGGTGGGACAGCGATTGCGCGTGCCCAAAGTGGTGATCGCGGATACGGGGCAAGTACCGCCACCGTAA
- a CDS encoding deoxyhypusine synthase family protein, with product MAQSTSAPVTAFLRHNYRHFNAAALIDAADAYVSHLDKGGKMMVTLAGAMSTAELGISLAEMIRQDKVHAITCTGANLEEDIYNLVAHDHYARVPNYRDLTPEDEQKLLDQHFNRVTDTCIPEAEAIRRIEKAVLEEWQAADQAGERYFPHEFMYRILRSGKLKEFYQIDPKDSWMVAAAEKNIPIIVPGWEDSTNGNIFAGHCMEGDIKNVHTVRSGIEYMMYLAELYTEMTKTSTIGFFQIGGGIAGDFPICVVPMLHQDLGRTEVPLWGYFCQISDSTTSYGSYSGAVPNEKITWGKLAIDTPKFIIESDASIVAPLVFAIVLGQ from the coding sequence ATGGCTCAGTCTACTTCGGCGCCCGTAACGGCGTTTCTTCGTCACAACTATCGTCACTTCAACGCCGCGGCGCTTATTGATGCGGCCGACGCGTATGTCAGCCACCTCGACAAGGGTGGCAAAATGATGGTGACCCTCGCCGGCGCCATGAGCACCGCGGAGCTGGGTATCTCGCTGGCCGAGATGATCCGTCAGGACAAGGTGCACGCCATTACGTGCACGGGGGCGAATCTCGAGGAAGACATTTACAACCTCGTCGCGCACGACCACTACGCGCGGGTGCCGAATTATCGTGACCTGACGCCGGAAGACGAGCAGAAGCTGCTTGATCAGCATTTCAATCGCGTCACCGATACGTGCATTCCGGAGGCTGAAGCCATCCGGCGCATTGAAAAAGCAGTGCTGGAAGAGTGGCAGGCGGCCGATCAGGCAGGTGAGCGGTATTTCCCGCACGAGTTCATGTACCGCATTCTGCGTAGCGGGAAGCTCAAGGAGTTCTACCAGATCGATCCGAAGGACTCCTGGATGGTGGCCGCGGCAGAAAAGAACATCCCGATCATCGTGCCGGGGTGGGAAGACAGCACGAACGGCAACATCTTTGCCGGTCACTGCATGGAAGGGGACATCAAAAATGTCCATACGGTCAGGAGCGGCATTGAGTACATGATGTATCTCGCCGAGCTCTACACCGAGATGACCAAGACCTCCACGATCGGCTTCTTCCAGATCGGCGGTGGTATCGCGGGCGACTTCCCCATTTGCGTGGTGCCCATGCTGCACCAGGATCTTGGGCGTACGGAAGTGCCACTTTGGGGTTACTTCTGTCAGATCAGCGACTCCACCACGTCGTACGGGTCGTACTCCGGCGCCGTGCCGAACGAAAAGATCACGTGGGGCAAACTGGCCATCGATACGCCCAAGTTCATCATCGAGTCGGACGCCAGCATCGTAGCGCCGCTCGTGTTTGCCATCGTGTTGGGGCAGTAA
- a CDS encoding tetratricopeptide repeat protein, with protein sequence MPPDVTGLGGAAGGAPLPPAAPLRPVAPSRALVPVEKSGARPLPPGGSPLSRSGVALADLLFAADLVETRDMVAPVAMEMGLESARGQLLRQLPGEALVALDAVWSGARHSEEGWYLRSGALTIMGHPAEGDRVATEGLQAQPASLALRLMQSVARAMVGDLSGARSALTPALANAPNDPVLMAQQAVLMARQGHTNDAADILSRLAQQAPAHPALSWARHEIRAARADRTRGAARLPVDDLAPRVTPPGQPPEDLLGDAALLEDASFPGEADPVQGSATGEPHDMLTGALARLGSRLATLREDQLVVAARTMLRGCSSGGALASACMPEEAHAARQILSALLIVVRQDHAAPSSLTTLMEKLVPLLRGHAPVQGAVQSAGQGRWPADRTGAPMVDEAERLLRRSGASVTPSVRRLLNVLVRGAAHDSRAPAPETERATVVSGDYPMVMSDEREAGPLLPVRLGLSLLTENAASRAFERSQRVDDASRASEGHSRSRSTSTPVPGLYVGGETNGLGWGGARAADAWRGERPDRAASSRGGAALPAILLVAGALVAVVNGAAGIAALLGGAAVFTALRRTPNRDD encoded by the coding sequence ATGCCCCCTGACGTGACTGGGCTTGGTGGTGCCGCTGGCGGTGCCCCGTTACCACCGGCCGCTCCGTTGCGGCCGGTGGCGCCGTCGCGTGCGCTGGTGCCGGTGGAGAAATCCGGCGCCCGCCCGTTGCCCCCAGGTGGTTCACCGCTCAGTCGCAGCGGCGTTGCCCTGGCCGATCTGCTCTTTGCTGCCGACCTCGTGGAAACCCGGGATATGGTCGCACCTGTGGCCATGGAAATGGGACTTGAGTCGGCCCGCGGCCAGCTGCTGAGACAATTGCCCGGCGAGGCACTGGTGGCCCTGGATGCGGTCTGGTCAGGGGCTCGACATAGTGAAGAGGGGTGGTATCTGCGCTCGGGCGCGCTCACGATCATGGGGCACCCGGCTGAGGGTGACCGCGTGGCCACCGAAGGGCTGCAAGCGCAGCCCGCATCTCTCGCCCTGCGGTTGATGCAATCCGTGGCCCGGGCGATGGTCGGCGATCTCTCGGGCGCGCGCTCCGCGCTAACCCCGGCGCTGGCGAACGCTCCCAATGACCCGGTCCTCATGGCGCAGCAGGCTGTCCTGATGGCACGACAGGGCCACACTAACGATGCGGCGGACATTCTTTCGCGTCTCGCTCAGCAAGCGCCGGCCCATCCGGCGCTCTCGTGGGCGCGTCACGAGATCCGGGCCGCACGGGCCGATCGTACCCGGGGCGCGGCGCGACTGCCCGTGGACGATCTGGCGCCCCGCGTCACCCCCCCCGGCCAGCCACCTGAGGACCTCCTGGGGGACGCGGCACTCCTCGAGGACGCCTCGTTTCCCGGCGAAGCCGACCCCGTACAGGGCAGCGCTACCGGCGAGCCGCACGATATGCTCACCGGCGCCCTCGCCCGGCTGGGCAGTCGCCTCGCGACGCTGCGTGAGGATCAGCTGGTGGTCGCCGCACGCACGATGTTGCGGGGCTGTTCGTCGGGAGGCGCGTTGGCCAGCGCCTGTATGCCGGAAGAAGCGCATGCTGCCCGGCAAATTCTCTCGGCGTTGCTCATCGTGGTGCGCCAGGATCACGCCGCTCCTTCGTCGCTCACCACGCTGATGGAAAAGCTGGTGCCACTCCTGCGCGGTCACGCGCCGGTGCAGGGGGCCGTTCAGTCCGCGGGGCAAGGCCGTTGGCCCGCGGACCGTACTGGTGCGCCCATGGTGGACGAGGCTGAACGGTTGCTCCGGCGCTCGGGCGCCAGCGTCACCCCCTCTGTGCGCCGCCTGCTGAATGTATTGGTCCGTGGTGCCGCGCACGACTCGCGGGCGCCGGCGCCCGAGACGGAACGTGCGACGGTGGTTTCGGGTGACTACCCAATGGTTATGAGCGATGAGCGCGAGGCCGGGCCATTGCTGCCGGTGCGCCTCGGCCTGTCACTGCTGACCGAGAACGCGGCCAGTCGTGCCTTCGAACGGTCGCAGCGTGTGGACGATGCGTCCCGCGCGTCGGAAGGGCACAGCCGTTCGCGGTCAACATCAACCCCCGTGCCTGGCCTGTACGTTGGCGGGGAAACCAATGGCCTCGGTTGGGGCGGCGCGCGCGCGGCCGACGCCTGGCGGGGAGAACGCCCCGACCGCGCGGCGTCCAGCAGAGGGGGAGCGGCGCTACCTGCCATCCTGCTCGTGGCGGGTGCGCTGGTGGCGGTCGTGAATGGTGCCGCCGGCATTGCCGCCCTGCTTGGCGGGGCCGCGGTCTTTACCGCATTGAGACGCACACCGAATCGGGACGATTAG
- a CDS encoding alpha/beta hydrolase: MESAIPLSPTPAIGAATWQAHLVHLLVAARMRPHATQPIDPLWVRANMGRPRGPRRLMAQSTGATFGRQEAGQGWPGGEYVCWPTRASDAPTLLYLHGGGFIACSPETHRSLVGSLVRRTKGQAWVPTYRLAPEHPFPAALDDVKAAYRHLLDVQGIDPTRLVLAGDSAGGGLALALALAIRDEGWPPPAALVTFCPWTDMTGTGASLEENSARCSMFTGDTIRRAAKLYVGTADPSLPYVSPVYGDFRGLPPLLVHASTDEVLRDDGVRVAQRAAAAGVPVSLRMWARVPHVWQFFAAVLPEARESLTLAVDFMRQHTRASR; encoded by the coding sequence ATGGAATCCGCTATCCCGCTTTCCCCTACACCCGCTATTGGCGCCGCCACCTGGCAGGCCCATCTGGTGCACCTGCTGGTGGCGGCGCGTATGCGCCCGCATGCGACCCAGCCCATCGATCCGCTGTGGGTGCGCGCGAACATGGGTCGGCCACGTGGGCCGCGGCGTCTCATGGCGCAGTCCACCGGCGCCACATTCGGTCGGCAGGAGGCAGGGCAGGGCTGGCCCGGCGGGGAGTATGTGTGCTGGCCAACACGGGCGAGTGACGCCCCCACGTTGCTGTACCTGCATGGCGGGGGCTTCATCGCCTGTTCGCCCGAAACCCACCGTTCGTTGGTCGGCTCGCTGGTGCGACGCACCAAGGGACAGGCGTGGGTGCCAACGTATCGGCTGGCCCCGGAGCACCCGTTCCCCGCCGCGCTCGACGACGTCAAGGCGGCGTATCGACACCTGCTCGATGTGCAGGGTATTGATCCCACGCGACTGGTGCTGGCGGGGGATTCGGCAGGCGGCGGACTCGCGCTCGCTCTGGCCCTGGCCATCCGGGATGAAGGATGGCCACCGCCGGCGGCGCTCGTGACGTTCTGTCCGTGGACGGACATGACGGGCACCGGCGCGTCGCTCGAGGAGAACAGTGCTCGCTGCTCCATGTTCACCGGTGACACGATCCGTCGGGCGGCGAAGCTCTACGTGGGGACGGCCGATCCGTCGTTGCCGTACGTGTCTCCGGTGTACGGAGATTTTCGTGGGCTTCCCCCACTGCTGGTGCATGCGAGCACCGACGAGGTGCTGCGTGATGATGGCGTGCGGGTCGCCCAGCGGGCGGCGGCGGCGGGGGTTCCGGTGTCGCTGCGGATGTGGGCCCGCGTGCCACACGTCTGGCAGTTTTTCGCCGCCGTTCTGCCGGAGGCCAGAGAGTCGCTCACATTGGCAGTGGATTTCATGCGACAACACACCCGAGCCTCGCGCTGA
- a CDS encoding NAD(P)H-binding protein encodes MILVTGAMGRIGTAAIAALHARGLPSRALVPSRQRVPWLADFHTELVEGEAEHPLVLEQALDGVHAVILIARPSATEVDAQRRIVDACTARGIARIVKLSVAGASEHAAADAAQWHWRAEQYLLQEAGEPCIARIGRIMQDLLLQEPLLLAHHMLVGCQGDGLAADVDARDVGAVLAGLAATDAPPQSPVLVTGPEAFSRRRAATLLGTALGFPIRYVPCTPGDLTQLLLGSGICQWQVDDLVRYESAAALGDWHTVTDAVSHWTGHPARTFAAFANEMAASLQYSHGLPQGAGEVRDQLPVAVPP; translated from the coding sequence ATGATACTCGTCACCGGCGCCATGGGTCGCATCGGGACCGCTGCCATTGCGGCGCTGCACGCGCGTGGACTTCCCTCACGCGCTTTGGTGCCGTCGCGCCAGCGGGTCCCCTGGCTTGCCGACTTCCACACCGAACTCGTGGAGGGTGAGGCGGAGCATCCCCTCGTACTCGAACAGGCCCTCGACGGCGTCCACGCGGTCATTCTCATTGCGCGGCCTTCGGCAACCGAGGTGGACGCGCAACGGCGCATCGTTGACGCCTGCACCGCCCGGGGAATTGCGCGCATTGTGAAGCTGTCCGTGGCGGGAGCGAGCGAACACGCCGCGGCGGACGCCGCCCAGTGGCATTGGCGCGCCGAGCAGTACCTGCTGCAGGAGGCCGGTGAACCCTGTATCGCGCGTATTGGACGCATCATGCAGGATCTGCTGCTGCAGGAACCGCTGCTCCTCGCGCACCATATGCTGGTCGGCTGCCAGGGGGACGGTCTCGCCGCCGACGTGGACGCCCGCGACGTGGGAGCCGTCCTCGCCGGACTGGCCGCCACCGACGCGCCACCGCAGTCCCCCGTGCTGGTCACCGGCCCCGAGGCGTTCAGCCGGCGGCGCGCGGCGACACTGCTTGGCACCGCCTTGGGGTTCCCGATTCGCTACGTCCCCTGTACGCCAGGGGACCTGACCCAGCTGTTGCTGGGGAGCGGCATCTGCCAGTGGCAGGTTGATGATCTGGTGCGGTATGAGTCTGCCGCTGCCCTGGGAGACTGGCATACCGTGACGGATGCGGTGTCCCACTGGACCGGACACCCGGCCCGCACGTTTGCCGCCTTCGCCAACGAAATGGCTGCGTCGCTGCAGTATTCGCACGGGCTGCCACAGGGGGCTGGTGAGGTACGCGACCAACTCCCCGTGGCGGTACCCCCTTGA
- a CDS encoding LytR/AlgR family response regulator transcription factor, producing MRVLIVDDEALARQRVRRLLQNEADVEVVGEAESGHEAVAMIRELQPDLVCLDVQMPGLDGFGVLREIDSGPVPMVLFITAYDEHAQRAFDVHAVDYVLKPVDGDRFRSAFDKARKQRANAVAAERLGELLETVRRLADGSGAAAAGDAAAMLGVVGGAANGTANSAGGANAANGRYASRILVKQDGRMFFVKTTEIDWIEADRNYVRLHVGKTAHTIRERISHLEETLDPRLFARIHRSTIVNLNRVREMQQWFSGDYVVILEDGTRLRLSRHYRDRVEKQVGV from the coding sequence GTGCGAGTCCTGATCGTGGATGACGAGGCATTGGCCCGTCAGCGTGTCCGGCGGTTGTTGCAGAATGAGGCGGATGTTGAAGTGGTGGGCGAAGCCGAGTCTGGCCATGAAGCGGTTGCGATGATTCGCGAACTGCAGCCGGACCTGGTGTGCCTCGATGTGCAGATGCCCGGTCTGGATGGCTTCGGGGTCTTGCGCGAGATCGACAGCGGCCCGGTGCCGATGGTGCTGTTCATCACGGCGTACGACGAGCATGCACAGCGCGCGTTCGATGTGCATGCGGTGGATTATGTGCTCAAGCCCGTTGACGGAGATCGCTTCCGGTCGGCCTTTGACAAAGCACGGAAGCAGCGCGCCAATGCGGTAGCCGCCGAGCGTCTGGGGGAGCTACTGGAAACGGTTCGGCGGTTGGCCGATGGGAGCGGCGCTGCGGCGGCGGGCGACGCGGCGGCCATGTTGGGCGTTGTTGGAGGGGCCGCGAACGGGACGGCGAATAGTGCGGGAGGTGCCAACGCCGCGAATGGCCGTTACGCAAGCCGTATTCTGGTCAAGCAGGATGGCCGCATGTTCTTCGTGAAAACCACGGAGATCGACTGGATTGAGGCCGATCGCAATTATGTGCGGCTGCACGTGGGCAAAACGGCGCACACGATCCGGGAACGTATCTCGCATCTCGAAGAGACGCTTGATCCGCGGTTGTTTGCCCGCATCCATCGCTCGACCATCGTGAATCTCAATCGCGTGCGTGAGATGCAGCAATGGTTTTCCGGCGATTACGTGGTCATCCTCGAGGATGGTACGCGTCTCCGGCTGAGCCGTCACTATCGCGATCGGGTGGAGAAGCAGGTCGGCGTCTGA